The DNA segment GAGCGGCGCGACGAGCGAGGCGTTTTCTTCCAGAAGATGCTGCCTGGCGGCCAGCATGTCGCCGCGGTATGGCATGGTCACATCGGTGACCCAGTCCACGTCGCCGGCATCGAACGCCAGGATCATGGCGTTCGCATCCTCGATCGTCGGCATCGAGATCGAGCCGACGCTGATCTCGTCGCGGTTCCAGTAGGTCGGGCTGCGCTCGAACCGGATCTCCCGCTTGAACCGCCAGCGTGTCAGGATGAACGGTCCGTTCCCTACGAGTTCTCTCGGTTTGGTCCACCCCGGCGTCGCCACGAGCCTTCCGGTGCGTGGGTCGGGAGCCTCATGGGCCTGAAGCAGCGGCGGGTACACCGGTGAGAAGACGGGGAATCCGCACAACTCGAGAAAGTACGGCACACGCCGGGCCAACCCGACCTGCAACGTGCGCTCATCGATTGCCTTGACCGCGACCGTTTGGTCAAATCGATCGCATGTCTCTCGCCACAGCCTGTCCGCATCGTCGCGGGCAGGATCGAACGCCCGCAGAGCATCCGTGCGCCAAGCCAGAAACGCCCCGGCGCCGGAGATGTTTTCGAACATCTTGACATAGTCGGACCCGGTATCGGGGAGCAGGGCGCGGCGCCAACTGAACACGAAATCACCGGCTCGCACGGGCTCGCCGTTGGACCAGCGGGCCGTGTCGCGAAGATGAAACGTGTACGTCAGGCCGTCCTCGGAGACCTCCCACCGCTCCGCAACCCCGGGGACGACCCGCTGATCCGACGTGAAGACGTCCGGCCGGACCAGCCCTTCATACAGGAGACGGCCTAGCCGCAGATCCTGCATCCAGGACATCCTCTGGGGGTCGAGCGTCGAGACATCCCCCCGGCTCACAAAGACAAAGTCGGCTCGGGGTTGCGGCCGATCGGTCGCCACCACCACCGCGAGAAGCGCGGCAAGCATCGCCAATGGGATGAACAGGCGGGCCATTTCCGTTGGCAGGATACGTCGGGAGCGGTTCAGCAGCCGAATCGGGCCGCTGGCAGACCGAAGGGCGGCTTGGTCAGCACACCATTGGCCCCGATGTACTCATCGACCTGCTTGGCGAAGTTGGCGCTGTCCCCGTCGCGTATCAGGTCGCCCAGCGGCCGATCAAGGCCGGACGAGCCGCCAAGGGCGGAGTTGGCGAAGAAGTAGACATTGACGCCGGCGCGGACCATGGCCTCCAGCGCCGACCGCTCATCCGGCGAGACCTCGCCGGCGGCCAGTCTGCACTTGGCGACCGCCATCAGATCGCCCCCATACCCACCGATCTCGCGGAGCGTGGCGCTGGAGATCGCCGGCTCGTTGGCGTCCATCTTCTCGCCGGTCGTGGCGTTTCGGAGCACCTGCCCTGCCCTGACCGCCGCGGGGGCGATCGACGCCACGCCATCGGACTTTGCCTTCAGGACAAGGGACGACATCACCTTGACCAACTCGG comes from the Phycisphaeraceae bacterium genome and includes:
- a CDS encoding peptide ABC transporter substrate-binding protein; its protein translation is MARLFIPLAMLAALLAVVVATDRPQPRADFVFVSRGDVSTLDPQRMSWMQDLRLGRLLYEGLVRPDVFTSDQRVVPGVAERWEVSEDGLTYTFHLRDTARWSNGEPVRAGDFVFSWRRALLPDTGSDYVKMFENISGAGAFLAWRTDALRAFDPARDDADRLWRETCDRFDQTVAVKAIDERTLQVGLARRVPYFLELCGFPVFSPVYPPLLQAHEAPDPRTGRLVATPGWTKPRELVGNGPFILTRWRFKREIRFERSPTYWNRDEISVGSISMPTIEDANAMILAFDAGDVDWVTDVTMPYRGDMLAARQHLLEENASLVAPLVARGVDPIEIDRLLPADPRLNIHAFPTFGTYFYNFNCRPTLPDGRVNPFADPRVRRAFAMSVDKRRITDEIRRLGEPAASTLIPPGAIHGYLSPTGLPYDVQAARRLLAEAGYPEGKGFPSVELLFNRDAGHDVVAQAIARDWQRDLGVAVVLRQREVAVFREDVKKGNFMISRAAWYGDYLDPTTFLDVNRTGDGNNDRGYSSGRFDELLARAEREPDPQARYTLLSEAEAVLVEEDLPILPIHHYSLVYLFDAHRVSGITSHPRQDQDLSRIDILGDSIGRERALSLPDRGNP